Proteins encoded in a region of the Mercenaria mercenaria strain notata chromosome 1, MADL_Memer_1, whole genome shotgun sequence genome:
- the LOC128558532 gene encoding uncharacterized protein LOC128558532, protein MCWRRKVFALVSIFFVIPTNTELTSNELKMFEDLATYVKSLEWKLNKVEKKLEIAEHELEGQKEINRKLQNELDAQRMILDSLRANNDKLKQKVDIMEQQNESIKHFLKQIVHSGDVEVNENMTRGSVRKNIQQRAGDQNTIRIACYGWEKVAFSAYLNRDLSNLGPRHTIQYGATVLNEGNAFNIHTGIFTVPVSGVYLFSFACEDNRNHRIYADILVDGTRKSLVLEGPSRAHSMGTNVVILRLTKGQAVRVAIDAGGHDNLLQNTATTFSGVFLYC, encoded by the exons ATGTGCTGGAGAAGAAAGGTGTTCGCTCTTGTTTCCATATTCTTTGTTATTCCAACAAATACGGAATTAAcatcaaatgaattaaaaatgtttgaagatcTTGCCACTTATGTTAAATCACTGGAGTGGAAACTGAATAAAGTTGAAAAGAAACTTGAAATCGCAGAACATGAGCTGGAAGGACAAAAAGAAATAAACCGTAAGCTGCAAAATGAACTAGATGCTCAAAGGATGATTTTAGATTCGCTGCGGGCAAACAATGACAAACTAAAACAGAAAGTCGATATAATGGAACAGCAAAATGAAagtataaaacattttctgaagcAGATCGTGCACTCTGGGGATGTCGAGGTGAACGAAAACATGACTAGGGGAAGTGTTAGGAAAAATATTCAACAACGAGCTGGTGATCAGAATACAATACGAATTG CTTGCTATGGATGGGAGAAAGTGGCATTTTCGGCCTACCTAAATCGAGACCTGTCAAATCTAGGGCCTAGGCACACAATACAATACGGAGCTACCGTCCTGAATGAGGGGAACGCTTTTAACATCCACACCGGTATCTTCACCGTTCCGGTGAGCGGCGTCTACTTATTCTCTTTTGCTTGCGAAGACAACCGCAATCATCGTATATATGCCGATATCCTGGTAGATGGAACACGCAAGTCGCTAGTTTTAGAAGGACCGTCAAGAGCCCACTCTATGGGAACGAACGTGGTCATCCTACGACTGACCAAAGGTCAAGCTGTCCGGGTCGCCATTGATGCTGGTGGTCACGATAACCTACTCCAAAACACCGCAACAACATTTTCCGGAGTGTTTCTATATTGTTAG